The Dermacentor silvarum isolate Dsil-2018 chromosome 7, BIME_Dsil_1.4, whole genome shotgun sequence genomic sequence GACGGCTTCGAAGGGCTTCTCAGGTGATTTCCACTTATTGTTTTACTTGGGGTTTTAAGAATAGTAAATTTTTATACCAAATCGCGTACCAATAAGATAATAAGTAAAAATATTTCAATTATAAAATTGCCATTGCCGCTCGCCGGAAGTAACACGTGACCTAGAACTCGCGGCTCTTAGAGACATGGCCTCCAGGATCGTGCAGCTTCCGCCGCGTGCTGAAAAGAATCTCGGGGGTGTCGTGCTGGGACTTATCATGTGAGCTCACCATCAGGTGCTCGGGCCGTCTGCATTGGTGTTATTTAGAAGCTTCTCAGAAGAAAATTACACATTTGCCGGCCGTGAAACTCTGACAGGATGGCTTGGACAGTACATATTCTAATTGgagtctagggtttgacgaaaactcgtctggcgaggaagaaacatggctgaataaacgtacgcTCGCCAattgaagaacacaaaaacaacagattgacgtttcggcgcccagttCACACGCATACCTGTGGACTATGCTGTGGACTGCTGCCGAACAGCATTGCAAAACGACACATCTCTGCCTTCACGCACCCCATTCGAAGTCGACGACGTCTGCCGCCTCTTGGAATTTTGCTTACGGAACACATATTTTTCATTTAATGGATCATTTTACAGGCAGGTGTTTGGAACGGCAATGGGAGCGTCGGTGTCAGTGTCTTGTGCCAACATTGCCTTGGAATCCCTCGAAGATAAAGCCCTCACGACGTTCCAGCTcgctccaaaattgttcctgcggtatgtcgacgattgtttttccattatcTGCCGCGAAGACGTCATACCTTTTCTGCAGCAcctgaactctttccaaagcacaagagagttcaccgttgaagaagaagttaatggtcgcctggctttccttgacgttgaagtcatgcgtactgcatccggcctttcaacaagcgtttaaggaagcctacccacacaagggaaatatctgcactttgattcggcccatccatgggacacaaacgatctgttgccgcTACACCAGGGGGTGAATCTTCCTGTACCTCTCATTGGTTctgtatagcagacgctcagtcaacgctagcgccaaggcgcacttcagttaggccctagcggacggatgacggtactacggcggcgaaaaaaacaaagaaaagcggTGCGATTTTTTTACTCTCcttctttcgctatagcactttttttcttcctttttttatgataacgttgctccgctggcttctcctttccctcatgctcatgactttcctatccctcctcgcatgtctcgcctcccctcccctcatttttcgcagttctttttttttatttctttagcttaCCGTggcgcgatcttttttttttctttgtcgcgggcgttatcagacgcacctgCGCCAGCCCTGCCAGGCGTTACGCTGTGCGATCttgcttgtgcgcagtgggttcttcttgcgttttcatgcacgcaatcccgttcattactacgatcaagcaagcatgtgccccaattatatataaaaaataattgcacttacaacacaacagttctttggactcgctttattgtgttcgtttgggaaaaccagaattggagcagacagtgcaacacactattcgtggaatgcaacaaaacgtggatggtgtttcatgtacgcacatgtaaaaaacatttattgtaattgctttAATGGCTTTTGTCGCTTGGTCCATGAAATCCACGTCCGTGACgtgcgccgagcatatcctgcggttgttgaccttatctccgggtaaacccattaggtccgtccTTCCAGTGTAGTTTAagaacgcttccatcctgaagaacagtgaagatcataaattataacatcgcagttggaacatacaaaactgagctcgtttcgcgtcgcggcagagtactagttgtgatatatcaACGTTAACTCTCAGAAAttcatttttaaacgatggcgaccaatgaGCTAGAAATAAGTACAAAGTGCACACCTatacgtgttccttgcgatacgcacaggtggtactatatttatcaggagctttatgttcgctgcttgtggagtaacgatttactgcatcgttgagGTGTTCTCAAATCAGCTAGctcctgcctcaccaccggactgCTACGTGCGGCTGCGCACAATTATTAtaacaaataaaaaccgggaagtaaactgcagaGTGCTCACCTGTtttctttagggatgcggtagaaattcccgtcgcatggctcacttcgtcttgatgtgtttgtacaccattgaaccacacacgaacagcgacagctgcgaaacattgcggaaaaaagccgacaaacgtgcaacggtagggtaccacatggGCCACACTGGtagcgaggaaggcgaaaaccgcaaaactgaccgcataattccagaaaaaaattctgccgttttggccattatcagcacggccgacggcgAGCGTGGGTCGTgtcagccgcgccgccgatagttgaaggcgagagaggaACGACAATTGAGAGAGcgttggcaagaaaaaaaaaagaaaagcaatttcGGTTTCGCATCTatttcatggatggcgctgcaattcgcgtggacagaAAACCAGCGGACTTTCCGAGGCCTGGCTACattgttcacccgtgcattccgactgtgctcgactactgacgcacgcagagctgagttgaagagagtgacgCAGTATTCggtcagcaatggctaccccggccagtttataaagactgaagaaaagcgtggcgctgaaccccctatcaggccgatcagaacaaggaaacgggcggctctcccctatgcacgaggcgtgagcgagtcaatgtcaagaattttcaaagattacgatgtacaaatctgccacgtcccttcaagcaagctaatacaactcgtccgagtcaaacaccgcctcgaaaaagaaaaatatcatggcgtcatctacaaaattccttgccaggactgccaggcgtgctacgtaggcgagacgggaaactttaaaagaaggatACAgtagcaccgcaatgatgtagcgaAAGGACACACGGCTTCCAGCGCCCTAGCATagcatcatgagaagactggtcacagtattaccTGGCATTTGGCttccatcatcgaaagagagaagaaattatcatcccgattgcttcttgaatcattttgcgtacaatctacgactaacacaataaaccggtcacgtggccccctccctgagttgtacgcaagcgccGTACGTCTTCCGAGGCATATATAagaaagatcaccatgcattcgttcattgtgaacaaggcacccgcaCTGGCCGCCGAAAGGTGAATCTGTTGTTTTGTGTTCTTCAATTGGCGaatgtacgtttattcagccatatTCTAATTGGTTATCAAtgtagccaaagtgaaatttctttGTAGATTGGCATTAATGGGAATATCTAAAAAAATGTATACCTGGTACACGTAAGAAAATTAACTCGCACCCAACCGGTTCTTGCTCTTCCGTTTTCCTATAGGTTCTCCTATACGGGAAATCCGCATTTCGAGAGCGTAGAGGCAGCCATGTACACACGTACGGCAGCCCAGAAGTACTTGATGGAAGATCTCGTGCTCGCCTGCGAGACGTACATCCACGAATACGTCGAAGCTGACCAGGTGTGCCGACTAATCGACTACGCCATGCTGACAGACAACCAGGGCATCCACGCCATGGTCACCGACACGATCGCCAGACATGGGAAGTACGTGCTCCTCTCGCAAGGCTTCGTCGACTGCTTGGAGCAGACGGCGCACTTCGTGTTGGACAGGGTGAGCCACGTCTGTCTTTCGATCACTAAATTTGCATAGCGTGCATAAGGAACTCGCCCAGAcggagggcgcgggatcaaatcccgggcgCGGCTGCTACATTTCAATGTGGGTGAAATGTAACAACGGCGGTGTAACGAGCACTGGATGTACGTTAAAGGAAAACCCAGGTTGTCAATAATAATCGGGAGTCATCCActgcggcgtgtctcataatcatatggtggttttggcacgcagaaCCCCAAAATGTTATGATATACAAGTAAGATGAGAAATGAGGGAACAATGAACATCATAAACAGATCGAATAgaaagagacaggaatagagatACAATCAACATAGAACAATTTGAACCCCCAAGTTAATACGTCGACCGCGTATTGTCGCTCTTAAATTAGGCAGACTTTCCTTTCTCGACGGGAAGTAGCAGCGACGCCTGCATGAAGCAGCAAAACGAGCGACATTTCACCCAGCTATACCACACGGTTCGAGATATATGGAGCGCAATTGCAAGCACCCAGAGAGGAATTTTAGAGTAAGGGTGACTCATATGGATTAATTAAAGAAAAACGTAGGGTGTCATGAATACCAACGTGTTGGTATTCGTGTTGGTATTCATGACACCGAAATAAATGTTATGGCTTTTTCACCTGTGGCTACACTTCTTGCAATGTATTGAACACGTGATTCGAAGAACTACTTGCTTCACATGtatgcgtgtgtctgtgtgtgtgtgtgtgtggcggcGACGTCTACTGCGCAAGTTTACTGATCGCGATAATTCCGTGCTAACGCAGATCACATCGACCGCAACGGAGGGTGACATCACCAGGGCCGTGCTGAAGTGGGCGGACTCCCATTGCCGGAAGACGCGGGTCGACTTCAAGGTCGCATTGGCGTCGTTCCTGCCCAAGTTCCGGTTTCTGTCGCTGACTCCGCGGGAGTTCGTCCAGTTCTCCGCCCCGGCCGTGGCTCGCGGCGCCATGACGGCGGCGGATGCGCTCGCCATCCTGACCGAGCTCATCCGCGGCCATTCCGAGCAGCTGCCGCCGTTGTTGTGCCGGGTATCGGGTCCACGCACGGAAATCCTCGCGCAGCCGTCCGCGCAAGTCGCTTAATCATGTTCTGCGTGAAGTGCTAGCCTATAACCAGGAAGCCGGGTAAAATAATGTAAAGATTATCAACGGTTTGTTTAGGCGGCCCAACCCATATGCGGTGCCATCCGTAGCCGCCTTCGCGTCCCACATTGCAAGCGTCGCGTTTTCTCGGCGGCCCATATCTCATCGGCGGGACTCGATGTATCCCGGAGTGGCAACTTCTTACAACATGTTACAACAACGTTGTTAAGATCTAGCTATAGTTCACTCGAAATAAATCAGTAAAGTTTGTGCAAGCGAGCATTTTGTCCTTGTTGTTATTTGTTTTTGTGACTGGCAGCAAGGGGGGAGGGGGCCGTCACGCTGCGGTTCCCTCCCTAATGTGGGACTCAGCATCGCCGTGTACCGGTGGACTGCGGACTAACTTAGACAACTTGGTTTTCTTTCACCGGAACCCATTAGATCGCGGAGAAACGTTTTTGCATACAGGCCCTCCCTCGGCTGCTGACATGGAATCTCCACTGAAAGGAACACAATAACTATCAGCATGTAGTATGGGGCTAGACATGCGACAAAAAATTGTCCCTCTCATTTTTAAAAAATTAACAGCGGTTCCCTGGGGGCACATACTTACTCTATAATGTACCGTACCAGATGAATCACGTTGTTTGAGAATGACTTGACGGACTATAGCAGCAGCATGGTTCAACAGATCCTACTGTATCCTATGTGATTAAGCATGCGAGAAACACTGCACACGTGTACAAATACATATTTATTGTAAAATTACACAAACAACGGCAAAAGCAGTGCCTGTACTGAGGGCAACGAGAAACCAACTTTTGCCATTCGCTCTCTTTTGGACAAACTTACTTTCAGCTACTGAACGAATATCCCTAATTTCTTCAATGACCTTTAGCAACTTGCTTCCTGCGAAACACCTGGGATTCGGTAATttggtattttattgcgatagcaattatatggacacttcaaccggatttctgccgtcgccgtgaggttccgtatagattccaagggcgataaaatcgtcgccgcgcgccatatgctcgAGCGGAACGAACTACCcctgcgctatcacggagagcgaacgcacggcggaaagcaaacgcgaccgtcgcgcgaaaggccgtgggcgtatgggaggcggggcgatgctgtgctccggcaccaaaggcgtatcttgcaatcgggcgtaaggggaatttgccactcaatctcccacgcgaaagcaagaaagcgggaaggtcGCACGggagatagggggggggggggggctgcgcagcttctactctgccaacaactgcgttcgtactttgcccgggtgtggccgtcgcccgcaccgtctcttatctccacacggctctgacctttgtatgcgctgtgcatccgccgctcagtttcctttgaagtgatagaccgcataaccttcgcccgctgcggcggttgcgcttgctgccagcgttttaacagtcgttgtctgcggtcattcagtgtgatctattcgtgcttgcttgtgcgcgctgacaccacgcttgttaattcagttagtaagcgcatgtgtccaagtttatgcagccgataaaacttNNNNNNNNNNNNNNNNNNNNNNNNNNNNNNNNNNNNNNNNNNNNNNNNNNNNNNNNNNNNNNNNNNNNNNNNNNNNNNNNNNNNNNNNNNNNNNNNNNNNAGAAACGCAAGacaatcaaagcttctgcaagcaaagcttccattgaagttgccagtggcgccacctcttggatgcgacgcttaCTGCGTCAGAGgacggctgagtaagcccactgcccccttctagtacactgtagccgagcgaaggagacggcagcgacagagcacgactgacgcgccggcgccacacacacaacatgtgacggcggagcgaaacacgccaggcggttggagagggggtgagcggtggggagagtacgcacacgggggggctgttaccgggcgaggagggagctgtcagcgcgaggggagaggcggcggccgagggtgagtgcaaacctaacgggggagaggcacaccagctgcatggcgcggtgacgtcacggcgcggagagggtgcgaggagccggcgcggcgcgcgcagccacggcgcggaggcgccagctgcacaacgcgccgtgacgtcacggagagcggtgcggagccggcgcggggcgcgcgcagccacggagcggagggcggagcgcgcgcagtcacgtggggcgtgacgtcgctgcgccgttgctacagacgctcctctccgctcctcgcgccgttgctaggggagaggaggaggagcgcggatgccggcgcagttttcggggtcgcttaagaagtgcattcgcacttaaaagccaggtttggctatatatagccaaattgggctacaggaaaaaaaaattgccgtcgACTTGGacaagttggctatgtggctatatttgggctactgataatctgcgacttggctttgtttgggctataagtggcgccctaatcaacgGTCCAGAtgggctctgatcgagtagaaacaaatccCGAAGGCTATGTTTTATCTGGCTCAGCCGGCTGCGCGCCTGTGCGTGTCTACGTGCGCGAAATGCCCTCCGCCAACGCCCCCCTCCCCTtccattctctgcgccgttgtctgagccggtggctttgatctttgacaTACTTCAACTTACATCGCGCTACACCGTGAGACACCCGATCCCCTGGCATCGggtgagcctgggagtagagggtttttcacagtacactgtactagcatcgctatgctcagagagcaataaaatagggtcgggcgatcgtggcaccgacatgaaagaagcacgggtagatgacacgctccagtgttcATAGCCATGGTTTCTTGGTGAATTATCGCACCGGGCAGAACTTTCGACCTGCTTCCCGTTTCTCAcactaagctttactgccattttccttttcctgcgagATGAGGTTTTGTTCATGCTTACATTAGAGGCTCATTTCCATAGGGTTAGACTTAACATTGAATCCTCCTCGGata encodes the following:
- the LOC119459494 gene encoding BTB/POZ domain-containing protein 6-A, which produces MYTRTAAQKYLMEDLVLACETYIHEYVEADQVCRLIDYAMLTDNQGIHAMVTDTIARHGKYVLLSQGFVDCLEQTAHFVLDRITSTATEGDITRAVLKWADSHCRKTRVDFKVALASFLPKFRFLSLTPREFVQFSAPAVARGAMTAADALAILTELIRGHSEQLPPLLCRVSGPRTEILAQPSAQVA